The following nucleotide sequence is from Spirochaetota bacterium.
TATAGCGTCACGTTGAACTATACCGTGGGCAGGACGCCCCGGGAAATCGGCACGCAGTATGGATGGGCGATCAGGAGATATATTCCGGATTATGAATTGATGCTCCGCTCATATCTGCATGAACTGATTGAAGCGACGAAGGAGATCGAGTCGTGGACCGTCACCTACGCCATGATAAAAACCCGGATTGATGCCATAAGACCGCAGCTCCCGCAGGCATACCGGGACGAGATCGAGGGCTTCGCCGAAACCCTCTCCGATGTAGGCTACGATGCGGACGACATCCTGGATCATACGTATTTAGCCTACACTATCAGCCTTCTTCCGGACGTCGTGAGGCCATTCGCCTGCAACGCCTTCGGTGTGGACGCGTCCCATTCGGCGACGGGCAAATCGATCCTGTACCGCACCCTAGAGTGGGAGGGCGGTTCGGCCAATCAGCTCAACAAGATGCATGCTATCGTCAAATATATCAACGGCTCGAAGACCTTTTACTCGATCGGCTACCTTGGCGTGATGTCGGTCGTCTCCGGCATCAACAGATCAAAGATCTACGCCGCAATTCTAGATTCCTCCACCCTCGCCCACTACGGCACTCCGGCCAACCCGCGCTCATACCTGTACGATCTCAGGAGCTGTCTCGAGACAATGACGAGCGTGGACGACATCGCCGATTACATGAGCAACAAGGACGGGCACTACACCGACAACGGCGGCATCTCGCCCTACGCGTACAACCATCTCATTTTTACAGGAGACGCGACTAAGGCGCTGGTAGTTGAGAATTTCGTCACGAATGACAACGTGTCCGGTTTTCCAAAGCACCAGGACGTACGGGCAAGCGCGGACCGCACCAGGCTCGGCATGCTGGCGAGCCTGAATTACGACTATTGGTACCATGCGAGCGGATCGGACGGCTACCTCCCCGTGGTGAACGGGTTTCTCAAAGACGTTGACCTTTCGCCAAACTACTATTTTGACAATATGATGATCATTCCCTATATATTTAATTTTGCGAGGATACTCGCAATCAAAACCCAGTTCATTGCAAAGGGCGGTCCGGGAGGGACGCCGTTCACTGTCGAGGACGTTAAGGACATCATCATCCAGTCCAACACAACGAAAAACCCGGCCACCGACGACTGGACCGATTGCACGGGACCCGGCAACTACATGTTCGGCGATGTGTACAATTCAGACACGCAGCAGATCATGATCTTCCAACCGGACGACGGCACCGGCGCTATGAAGCTCCAGGTCTATTTCGCGCCCTACATGGCGCCGCTTCCGAGCTGTGCGAATCTGAAAACCAGCTTCGAGGAGATAACGCTTACGCTGCCGTAGCTTTGTCAACGATTGAGAGGCAACATGAAACGCATATCGTATAATACTAAGTCTAGCTCTGGTATTCCCGGCAACGTGCGCCCGGCAGACCCGGATAGATATCAGCCAGGTTCAGGACGCCGCCATGTACTGCGAAGGTCTCGCCGGATTTGAGCTGAACGGCAAGTGGGGTTTTACGGACTGGGACCGGAAAGTAAATTTCAAGCACCATGTCCAGCGGTTTTCCTGTTGATATATTCCTTTTATGCTTCAGATAAGACCTATTGTGTCTCTTGTACCATTACCGATCTGGACAGAGTTTCCTATATAATGAACGAACTGCCTTTGACCGTATCCACATGCGGGGTCCCAGCGCCGGTCAAGCAAGACCTTCCTGGAGAAGTACACGCCGCTGGAAAAGGTGCAGTAGGAGGGGGGGCTTATGCAGGGGCTTCGCCCCTGCACCCCGGAAAATCCTGGAAATTAACTATCCAGGAATTTGCTTAAATTCCAGATCAAACCCTGGAGAGTAGGGCCAGGAGATGGCGTCGTTGGTATTACCCCGGTTTACATCTCCTGCCTCAACAATCCGTGCATGCGGTTTTCCCGCACACGGCTTACCGACAATCTTCATTCCGCAGCATTCAAGGTCAACATCCTGCTTCACCCGGCAGGTAAAATCTTTCGATGCCGCTGTAGTTGTAATACCTCTTGTTGAGATTCTCTCTCGACAACCGTCGACGATAGCCGCTACAGAGCAGATTCTCTAATGAAGTACATCAAAGGAAATCTGGTTGCTGGCCGTTCCTTCATAGTCGTAAACGATAAGAGGGCCGGACGTAGCGCCGCTCGGTACGGTAACAATGATAGAATTGTTTTTGAAGCTGGTGCATTGCGCCGGTGTGCCGTTAAATTTTACCTTTGCCTTCCTTCGCAGACAACCAAAGCCGCTCCCGCTGATGGTGACGGAATCGCCCACGGCCGCGCTCGTAGTGCTGCAACCGGAGATGGCCGGCCCGTTCGGTCCGTCCCCGAGGATGTAGTAACAGGTGCTCACGCAATGTTTTACCCATGCATAACTGACCCACAGGTACCCGTGCATAGGGCCGTTCCAGGCGTCTCCCCACATGTTCACCAGCAGGAACCCTCCCCGGTGGTCCGCGTCCGCTCCCGAGGGATTGATGTTATCGTCATAGCCGCACAGAACCGCAAAGTGATTTATATTGTAGGGTGCCAGGACCGGATCGTAGTACAACGAAGGCGGGTTCAACTGATTGTCCGGAAAATCGCCCGACTGGGTCCCGATCTCGACGCACAGCACATACCCGCTTGCCAGGCGGGCCTTGGCAGCCTCGATATCGTTTCCCGCATACGGAGGCATTGCCGCCCCGTTGTCCCATACGGCGACATAGTCCTGGACCTTAAACGCCATGGCCGCTTCTCTCTGGGCGTCGCTGGGGGCCTCAGGCCCATAGCCCTCCGGATTGAACGGGACCTCGGTCATATCAACACCCCCGTTGGTCGTCAGTGCGGCCTTCACGTTACCCTGATTTCCCCCGCCACCTATGAAAAACATGAACATGGCGCTCATCCAGTGTTCGGGTTTGGTGAGGTCCCAATCCAGCCGTTTAAAGTGTTTCACCCATTGAGTGAACAGGTAGTACCCGGCGGAGAAATTACCGCACATAGAGCTGCCCGGATAAAAGTCCATAGTCTGATTTTGAACCGGGGGAAGCTCCGATGACAGGTCAACCCGGCCGGGGGGCAGGCTTGCTCCCGGTCTGAGCGAAGCCGGCAGGTAGGCATCCACCGACGCTTCGGAAACATTCGGCATCTCATCGCCCAGGGTTGAGGCGACGGTTGGGGTCTTATGCCGCAGTATCAACCCCATCGAAAAAGATACCGATCCGACCGCCACCACGTTGTTCGTATCCGACGCGGACACGCCGTAATACCAGGAATTGTCATGATGGCCATAGGGTTTTGACCGCCAGGCCGTGCCGTCCCAGTGAAGCAGTGCCCCGTCGCCCCCCGCGGCCCAGACGTCGTTGGGGCCGATCGCGTATACCGCACGGAGGCTCTTCATGGTGCCGGAGTCCTGCATGCTCCAGGCGGACCCGTCCCATCTGACCACGGTGCCGTTGGCCCCCACGGCCCAAGCCTGACCGTCCTCCGTGGAAGAGACCGCATAGAGCGAGTTGTACGTCCCTGACTCAGAGGGGCACCAGACGGCTCCGTCGTACCGGAGGATCGTCCCCCCTTCGCCGACCGCCCATACGTTGCCGCTGTCCCGTGCCGTAACCCCGAACAACCACAGGGCGGTTCCCGAATCCTGCAGGTTCCAGTCCAGGCCGTTATATTTGAGAATGACGCCGTTTTCACCCACGGCCCACACCTGGTTCTCATCCAGGGCGGCAACCGCCATCAGTTTGGTATCTTCCAGCAGGTGGGATTCCTGGGTCGACCAATTGAGACCGTCCCATCGGAGGATCGTGCTTATTTTTCCCACGGCCCAGGCCCGGTCGGCATTCAATGCGCTCACGCCGTAAAGGTCGGTCGTCACACCCGAGGTCTGGGCGGCCCAATCCGCGCCGTTGTAATGCAGGATCGTCCCCGCGCTTCCCACCGCCCAGGTATTATCCGCGTCGCTTGAGGAAATAGCCCTGATTTCCTTTACAGACTGCGATTGAAGGGACGATACGCTGCCGTTGTAAAAATTAATTTTACCGTTCTGACCGACGGCCCAGATTTTGTCGCCATTGATACCCGCAGCGCTGTAAAACGTATCGCTTTTTGACGTTATCTTTGCCCACCCAGTGCCGTTGTAATGCAGTAATGAGGTAAAAAAGCTCAAGCTGGTGACCCATACATCCTGCGCGCCCAGCGCGCAGACGCTGGTCAGCGATTCGTCCGGATGGGGTGTCCCTCCAATCGTCGTAGCGTCAACCGGGCTCCAGTCGGTTCCGTTATAATGCAGTACCGTGCTCCTGAAGCCGACGGCCCAGGCGTCGGTCGCCGTGCGGGCCGAAATCCCGTGCAGATGGCATGTGCTGCCGGAATCCTGCGGGCTCCAGGACGTGCCGTTGAAAAAGAGGATCGTTCCGTTGTCCCCCACGGCCCACACGTGCGTCGCGTCCAGGGCGCTGACGCCGTTCAGGCGGTTCACGGTCCCTGAGACCTAGGGGGTCCAGGATGAGCCATTGTAGAAAAGGATGGTGCCGCCGAACCCGACCGCCCAGACATGGTTGGCATCGAGTGCTGACACGCCATAGAGCCACTGGGTGGTCCCCGATGCCTGGGCATGCCAGGCCGAGCCGTTATAATGCAGGATGGTCCCGTTGGCCCCTACAACCCACACGTTGTCGGCGCCCGCTGCCGCGATCGCGAAGAGGGCGTGGGGCAGTTCGGAGGCTTTCTGGCTCCAGGTGTTTCCGTCGAAGTGGACAATGACGCCGTCGGCGCCCCCCATAAAGGAGCCTCCCACCGCCCAAACATTGGTATCGCTCACGGCCGCGATGCCGAACAGATTATTCTTCTGCGGTAGCGGTGACTCGCAGGTCCATTGGTATTGCTTTTCAGGATGCAGCCAGAAAAGCATTAAGATGAGTTCTTTGAGACGGTTGTTGCCGCTGCTGCTGCATCTGGTGCATCCGGCGGAAGTTGCCATGAATACCATCACGACAAGAACGGACGCGAGAGACTTTGCAGTTTTGCGGGATGGATTAATATTTATGCAATTTTCGCGACGAATGGTGAGGTTTTCCCCTGGAATCGAAGTCATTGTTCCTGCTCCAAAGAAATTGATAGCTTCTCGGTGCTCAAGAAACTCTTGAACACCGCTCCCTGTTGACGCATACCGATTTTAATTTAAATAAGGAAATGGCTCAAGTCAAAAAAAAATACCATTCAGATGGAATTTTCTATTTTCCTGGATGAACTTTCGCCCATAAGGAGGTGGTCACGTTATGAAGGATTTATTGCGGATTATTTATCCCGTGCTTTCATGAATGATTTCAATACCGCGTTGATCGCCGTCTGGTATTCCCTGTAATGAGATTTATACCAGGCAATCACGTCCTGATCCAGACGGATACTGACCGATTTTTTCTTTTTAGGGAATTCTATCACTGCATTTTTCCAAAAATCCTTGTCCAGTTCAGGGATATCGGAATAATCGATCGTGCTATCCGGCGCGTCAGCCAGCTTTTTCAGGTTATCTATTCTTTTTTTTGATATTTTTACAGAATTCATGGTAGCTGCTCCTTTCCTTCTTATTCGCCCGCCGGGCGGATATAATCCGGATTTTTCCGCTCCGGTTGGTATGCACCACAACGATTACGATAATATCCCCTATGGCGCCGATGCTGATCCTTCTTTCCTCACCGTAATCATGCCTTTTATCAACCGCCGTTAATACAATACCGCTGAATATCAGGGATGCATCTTCAAACCGTATCCCATGCTTCACATAATTGCGCCTGCTTTTTCCGGCATCCCATTCGAAATCCATACTATAATATAATTATGTATATACATTTTGTCAATACATTTGCGGTTATATTTAAGGAATGCGAACCAGCCAACCTTCCCGGCACATATCATGGTGTGTTGAATTTTTTGTGTTGAAATTACTCCTAACATCTCCCGGACCGGTGAAGATAAAAACCATTGTATCACCCTGGGCGCTGACAGTAAAAGGACCTTTTTCGGGCCGGGTCCGCCACTACGAGTCGGGTCCCTGACAGGACATCCATGAATCCCGCCTCATTGTTATAACGGGGAACCACGTGGAGGTGGAGGTGCGGAATGCTTACGCCGCTGCTATGACCCTCCCATGGCGTTCATCCCGTTGTTGAGGTCACACCGGGCGGTGATGCTGATTCGTCTTTTTATCCCTGACTCCGTTCATCGTGCGACGGCCCCATGTGCCGGCATCGTCTTCCATGTATCGGCGGCGGGCCGAGGGGCCCTCGGTCCGGGAAGCAATGCCGGCATGGGCCGGTTGCGTCATACGAAATATCGCGGGATCAGATACACGACCTGTCGCAGGAGGTTCCACGCGAAGGATCTCCTGCTCTTCTTCCTGAGCGCGAAAAGCAGCAACAGGACGACAACACCCGTAACTATCAAGGCAATATTCATTTCAGATTCCTCCCTATTTCTCGTATTTTTCGATCAGGTCGGCCGCTATCATCGCGGACGCCGTGACGGTCGGGACCCCGCCGCCAGGATGCGTTGAAGCCCCGGTGAGGTAGAGGCCTCCGACGTGCCGCGATCTGGCAGAGGGCCGGAACATCATCGAATGCGGAAGGTCCTGCCGCAGCGCGTAGATCGCGCCCTCGGGCGAGCGCAGGCGCTTCTCGAAGTCGACCGGAGTGGAAAGCTCGGCCAGTACCACATGCTCCCTGAGGCCGGGGAGATAGGTTTCGGCGAGGTAATCGATAATGCTCTCCTTCAACCTCTCCCTGCTCGACTCCCATCCCGCTCCGTTCAGGCGGTAGACTCCCGGGGCAAGCGTGACCGCGATGATGTGGTGGCCCTTCGGCGCGAGCGAGGGGTCGGACTTCGTTGTCCAGCTCAGTATGCCGAACTGCTCCCTCGGGAAAGAGCCTTTCAGGTAGTGGTCGTTCCAATACGCGTTGACCCTGTCCATGGGCAGTGTCATCAGGGTGTGATGGTCCTCGAGCGGCGGCCGGTAATCGAGACAGAGATAAAGCATCGGCGTCGCCATGGAATAGGTGTAGCTCTTCAGGCCGACCTTCGCGAGCCACGGCAGGTGTTCCTCGCCCACCATCTCCAGGTACATCTTTTTCGCGTTGATGTTGGAAACGACGATGCCCGCGGTGATCTCGGTGCCATCCTCGAGAAGGACTCCTTTCACCCTTTTATTTTCGATCAGGATCTTCCTGACCGGGGCGTTGAGTTTGACCTTCATCCCCGACCGTTCACCGCATTTCTGGAAACCCTTCGGGATGCCGATCATGCCGCCCTTCGCGTAATATATGCCGCCGTGTTCGGCGTAGGGTATCATGGAGAAATGCCCGGGGAGGAGCGCTGGGGGCAGACCTGCGTAAAAGCTGTGGAAGGAAAGCGATTCGACGACCTTCTCATCCTTGAAATATTTTCTGATGATGCCCTCGTAACTGCCGAAAAACATGCTGTTGTATTTCAAGAGCGCCGGCGTCCGGGCGAAAAGCCTGACGACGTCCGCCAGGTTCGTCGCGGGGCTGACGAAGAATCCCTTGAGCGCCGCGTCGAGAAAGTACTGCATTTTCTTCGAATACCGCTCCCAGCCCTTTACGTCCCCCGGGGCTATTCTTCCGATCTCCCTCGCCGTGCCTTCCAGGGAGATGGGATAGCTGACCCTGGTGCCGTCGTGGAGGATCGCGGAAAAAACCGGGTCCACGGCCACCAGGTCCACCTCCTTCGCGAACGTCGTTCCCATCCTCTGGAAACACCAGTCGATCACCTGCGGGAATTCTATGATCGAGGCGCCCAGGTCAATTTTGTATCCCTGCTTCTCAAAGGTCGAACAGCATCCTCCGACACGCTCGCTCTGCTCCACGACAAGAACCCTGCGTCCATGGTGGGCCAGCAGGGCCCCCGCGCCCAACCCTCCGCAGCCCGCACCGATAACGATAACATCATAATCATTCATGGTCTGCTCCTTGCAGCGTAATGTATTTCCTTAACGGCGGTCCCGTTTAGGATCGGGTGAAAACCGGCCGTTATATTCCAATTATAATGGATGCGCCGCGGGCTGTAATTAACCCTGGTTAATGGGGCGGTTTTTTATCGGAAAATACCGAGACTCAGAGGAGCCTGTTTTTTTTGCGCATGCGCGAGAGGGCGACGTTGGTCACGCCGAGATACGAGGCTATGTGATACTGCGGGATCCTGTCGATGAGATCCGGGTGCTCACGGATCAGGCGGGTGTAACGGACCTCGAGCGGATCGAGGAGGAATTCCTTTTCCCTGAGCTCCATGTGGCAGATGAACGACATTGCGCTCAGGCGTCCCACCCGTTCCCAGCAGATGTGCCGCGCGTACATCTCTTCCATGGACGCCCTGGTTATGGCCAGCACCTCGGTGTCCTCCAGGGCCTGGATGAAGAATCCGCACGGCATGTCGAGAAAGAGCGAGCTGAACGAGCCGAAGAAGCCGTTGTCGGTCACGAAGTACTTGTTGAATTCCTTGCCGGAGTCGGTGATGTAGAAATATCGTACGAGGCCTTTTGACAGCGAGAACACCTTGTCGGATTTCTCGCCCGCCTTTACCAGGTATGAGTGTTTCGGGTAGGTCTCGGCGTGGAAGTGCGTTTTCGCGTATTCCCATTCGGCGTCGGGGATGGACACGGACTCCTGGAGTCTGTTCCGGAGCCTTCTCAGGCATATTTCCTTGTCGCTGGCCATTCGTGTAACCCGGTCCGTTCAGCCTCCCCTTGCTGGGGCCTTTTTAAAATTTGTGCGCCGCTAAAATCGCGGCTTTTCCGCCCCCAGGGGTAAAAGCAATTTTTTCCATTTCATAAAAATTATGAAACAGGGATACATCAGTCAACATTATTTTCTTTCCGATAGGGTAACGAAATTGGTGGCAGTAGTAAATCAGGGGGGCCATCCCGCTCGTCCGCCTCGAATAATCCCGATACCTTTTAATCTTACAAAGGAATCGGGATTGACTCATGCCTGCCTGTGCTGAATAGTCACAATAATATTATGATTAAACAGGCTTCTTTTTAAGCGGATATATTGCCTATATTATCGAATGTATCTTAAATACGACATTAGCCTGATTACGGTAAATATGGATAATAAACATTCATCAAAAAATAGTTCCTTGGGCTATCGAATATTTAAATACCTTCTTTCATCAATAGGTATATTGGTTATATTTTTTATTGCATTAATAGCATGGATTTACTTTGCGCAATTTTCCGGCCCAGGGCCAATGGAAATAAACGGTTTTCACCCCTTTCGTTCAGAAAAAGCAAAGACGCACTATTTTTCTTTTGAAAAAAAAATGGCGAAAAGATGGCCTATTAATTCAGAAGAAAGATTAGTGCATACTTCCTTTGGGAAGACATTTGTAAGAATTAGCGGTCCAACCAACGCGCCCCCTTTGGTTTTAATACCGGGAGGTGGAACCAATTCATTTATCTGGCATGCAAATATTAGAGCTTTATCGCAATATTACCGGACCTATGCGCTGGATAATATCTATGATTATGGCAGGAGTATTTATTTACAAGAATTAAAAAGTGGAAAGGATTATTCAGATTGGCTCAACGAGTTTTTCGATACTCTTGGTCTTGGCAATAGCATCGGATTAATAGGGTATTCTTATGGCGGTTGGGTCGCAAGTCAGTATGCACTCCATCACCCGGAAAGGCTTAATCATGTTGTACTTATTGCTCCAGTATATTTCATCTCACCATTGCCCGCTGAATATATACGTCGGATGCTCTTTACATTAATACCGGTTCGCCATTTCAAAGCGCGGATAATGTACTGGGCATGGGCTGATCTTGCACGAATGGGTGAATATGGACGTCAATTGGTCGAGGAAAGAATAGATTATTACCAACTATCTTTGAAAAGCTTCAAATTCAAACAGCCTGTTAATCCTGTTGTCCTGACGATTTCAGAACTGAAATCATTAAAAATGCCCGTTCTTTTTTTAGCCGGAAACCATGAGACTGCTTTCAATGCGGAGAATACCATCAATCAACTCAATAGAATTAATCCAATGATTAAAACTGTATTGCTTTCAAATACCGGTCATGATTTGATGTTTACACATACTGATGTTGTGAATAGTAAAATCATCAATTTTTTAAAAAATTGATAAACACAAAATCCCCCCGATCACATTTTTTATAAAAAATGCTTGCATTTATTTTGAAAGCAGCTTATTATGTCTCATTAGCTATATTTTGATACCTCCTTTTGATAATTTTTTAATCTATCCCCCCTTGGGGCACGGGGGGATTTTTTAACGCGGTAATCCAAAAAAATTCTTGGAACATGGACCGGCTCGAACGGGGAACTGATTGCATGGATGATATATTTTCAGAAGAGGCCAGGGACGAGGCCGACCTATTTGCCTATCGCGCTCCGGCCGCGGATGATGAACAGGACGGCATGTCCGGAGAGGACCTGGTCCGCGGTCTCCTCGAAAGCGGGTCCCCTGTCTTCAACATGAATTACCTTCTCCGCCTCGAGGCCTTTTCCCTCCAGCTTGCCTATTCCCACAACAAGATACTGTCATTGTCCAATTCGCGCACCCGGATCCTGGCCCACCAGGTGGAGAGCACCCACCGGGTCCTGAGCGCCCTGAACCAGCGCTTTCTCATCGCCGACGAGGTGGGCCTGGGCAAGACCATCGAGGCGGGCCTCATCATCAAGGAGCTCGAGTACCGGTACCGGTACCGGCGCATGCTCATCGTGTGCCCGGCCTCTCTCATGTGCCAGTGGCAGAGCGAGATGCAGAGCAAGTTCAACGACCGCTTCGTCATCATGGACCGGAGGGAGCTGAAGCGGACAAGCCGGGAACGGCGCGCCGGCAGCGCCTGGGAAGCCCACGACAAGATCATCTGCTCCCTCGACTTCGTCAAGAACCACCGCTATCTGAAAGAGCTGCAGAACGTTTCCTGGGACGCCGTTATCTTCGACGAGGCCCACCGCCTCCGGCGGGACTCGAAGCGCGCCACCCTCGCCTACGAGGCGGCCCAGGTCATCGCCGAGCGCACGAAGGCGCTCCTCCTCCTCACCGCCACGCCCTTCCGGGGAGTCCTGGAGGAGCTCTACTACCTGATCGCGCTCCTTGACCCGAACATCCTGGGCCCCTTCCAGTCCTACTACTACGACTACTGCATCGAGAACGCAGACCTTTCGACGCTCCGCGGGAAGATCGCGCCGGTGCTGATACGCCGCACCAAGCAGGAGGTGGGGGGCTTCACTCGGCGATGCGCCCGCACCGTCCGCTTCGAGCTCTACCCGGACGAGCGGGAGCTCTACGACGCCACCACCCTGTACGTGGCAGAGGAGTTCAACCGCGCCATGCAGAGCGAGAACCGAGCCGTGGGCTTCGTCATGACCATCTTCCAGAAGCTCCTCGACTCCTCCACCCACGCCCTGGGGTGCGCCCTGGAGCGCCGGATGCGCCGCCTCCGCGAGCTCGCCGACAAGGTGGAGCTGTCGCGCCGCCTGGACCGCGACGCCGCCCTGGGCGACCCGGACCTGATCGACTGCGCCGAGGAGGTGGACGACCTGGTCTGCATGACGTCGCGCACCACCGTGGCCGAGATGCGCCTGGAGGCCGACACCCTGGAGCGCCTGGTCGGGCTCTCGAGGGCGATCGCCATGAACAAGAAGGCGGAAAAGCTCGCGGACCTGATACGCTCCCTCAGGAAAAAGGGCTTCAAGAAGTTCCTCATCTTCACCCAGTTCAGGACGACCCAGGATTACCTGGCGGAATTCCTGAAGGCCTACGATGTAGAGCTGTTCCACGGCTCCCTGAGCCGGGACGAGAAGGAGCGCGCCATGGCGCGCTTCAGGGACGAGGCCCAGATCCTTATCTGCACCGAGGCGGGCGGCGAGGGGAGGAACATGCAGTTCTGCAACATCCTCATCAACTACGACCTGCCCTGGTCTCCCCTGAAGATCGAGCAGCGCATCGGCAGGCTTCACCGCTTCGGCCAGCCCGACGACGTGTACATCTATAACTTTTCCACGAAGAACACCGTGGCCGAGCGGGTGCTGGAGATACTGGAGCGGAAGCTCCGGCTCTTCGAGGAGTCGATCGGCGCGCCGGACGTGCTCCTGGGGCAGATCGAGGACGAGCTGAAGCTCGGGTCCCTCTTCATGGAGATGGCGGCGGGCCTGCGCAGCAGCGTCGCGGTGGACGACGAGGTGGAGCGGCGCCTGGAGTTGGCGCGGCGGGGATACGAGAAGATCTCCGAGCTCGCCGTGGCGGACCGCATCGATTTCAATTACGACGAGTATTACCGGGTCACCCTGAAGGACCGGAAATTCTCCAACGAGAGGATCGAGCGCTTCGTGAACCGCCTGCTGGAGGCCGATGAAACGGCGGCCGCCTCCCTCGCACGGGACCGGGATGGCCTCTACCGCGTCGCCCGCGACGGCGGGAACGGTTGGAACTCCGGCACCTTCGACAGCGCCCTGGCCCTCGACCGGGAGCAGCTGGAGTTTCTCGCCTTCGGCCATCCCGTCATCGATCGCCTGGTGGCCCGGTGCCAGGACCCGGCCTTCGGGGGCTTCACCGGCGTCCAGGCGGTGCGCTCCCCGGTCCCCTTCACCGGCATGGCCTTCTATTACCTGGTGACCTTCGCGTCGGTGGCGCGCACCAGGGAGATCATACCGGTCGTGGTGGCGCGGGACGGAGAAGTGCCGGCCCATGAGCTGGAGGCCATCGAGGCCGAGCTCTGCTTCCAGGAAAACACCGGCGCCGTTCCCGATCCCGAAGATGCCGCATTAGACGCGGCCGCTATCGACTATTATTTTGCCGGGGCCCGCGCCAGGATCGAGGAAAAGATCGGGGCGCGCAAGGCGATGATGAGCCAGAGCCTGGACGTGACCATCGACCCGGAGATCGAAAAGGTGAAGG
It contains:
- a CDS encoding DEAD/DEAH box helicase family protein, which codes for MDDIFSEEARDEADLFAYRAPAADDEQDGMSGEDLVRGLLESGSPVFNMNYLLRLEAFSLQLAYSHNKILSLSNSRTRILAHQVESTHRVLSALNQRFLIADEVGLGKTIEAGLIIKELEYRYRYRRMLIVCPASLMCQWQSEMQSKFNDRFVIMDRRELKRTSRERRAGSAWEAHDKIICSLDFVKNHRYLKELQNVSWDAVIFDEAHRLRRDSKRATLAYEAAQVIAERTKALLLLTATPFRGVLEELYYLIALLDPNILGPFQSYYYDYCIENADLSTLRGKIAPVLIRRTKQEVGGFTRRCARTVRFELYPDERELYDATTLYVAEEFNRAMQSENRAVGFVMTIFQKLLDSSTHALGCALERRMRRLRELADKVELSRRLDRDAALGDPDLIDCAEEVDDLVCMTSRTTVAEMRLEADTLERLVGLSRAIAMNKKAEKLADLIRSLRKKGFKKFLIFTQFRTTQDYLAEFLKAYDVELFHGSLSRDEKERAMARFRDEAQILICTEAGGEGRNMQFCNILINYDLPWSPLKIEQRIGRLHRFGQPDDVYIYNFSTKNTVAERVLEILERKLRLFEESIGAPDVLLGQIEDELKLGSLFMEMAAGLRSSVAVDDEVERRLELARRGYEKISELAVADRIDFNYDEYYRVTLKDRKFSNERIERFVNRLLEADETAAASLARDRDGLYRVARDGGNGWNSGTFDSALALDREQLEFLAFGHPVIDRLVARCQDPAFGGFTGVQAVRSPVPFTGMAFYYLVTFASVARTREIIPVVVARDGEVPAHELEAIEAELCFQENTGAVPDPEDAALDAAAIDYYFAGARARIEEKIGARKAMMSQSLDVTIDPEIEKVKESCDRRIAELAEKLELLEAQFKWYGRNLKGTITRTKNLIEKAKNDRDSLLLKYKGYLGIDHDAELICAGILVSYQD